The Daucus carota subsp. sativus chromosome 7, DH1 v3.0, whole genome shotgun sequence genome window below encodes:
- the LOC108195093 gene encoding uncharacterized protein LOC108195093: protein MFTSPGSSCLSNVSPNDTILKDLQHSNPTRERKPKIPKSTVVSKAVKRVRRLDTTKEGMPRTNLFCEEDEEDGNTEEAVHHTQGDPDALYEDDDMGYDGGLGFQSDSDVEDLDFDDITEPTTPGYVSLGPPTAKCSHCGAILWKEERVNKNVKKGMPEFSICCCRGQINLPKVPPTPSYLMQLYNDPKKGKSFRRNIRLYNTMFAFTSMGGKVDNSINTGRAPYIYRLNGQNHHVFGTLIPNEGKDPKFCQLYIYDTENEVDNRMKWVKVDNGEPVDKGVVSGLLEMLDSTNELVPFFRMARDRFKEDAVQDLKIVMKVSRADSGRENFIGPSNEVGAIMVGDLEDTCGERDIVIHSKKHGLQRISDIHPKLMALQYPLLFPAGEDGYSDDIPYQKTKNNEGKKRQRVTMKEYYSYRLQVRHNEGNTPRLAGRLFQQYIVDSFSAIEQARLWWYRTHQTTLRNDLYTNISKSLAKGEATTANVGKGFILPASFLGSRRYMQQCFQDAIAVCRHIGHPDIFLTMTTNPMWDEIIHMMKNMPGCLPVDSPDVIARVFKLKLEQIVDDIKNKGYFGKCAAIMYVVEFQKRGLPHVHMLIWLDSESKKKLNANVDDFVSAEIPDPKIDPIGYQAVARHMMHGPCGLLNTKSPCMKNMKCSKHFPKKYSSQTMFDQSGFPLYKRRNTGITVKKGIHELDNQYVVPYNRDLLVKYQCHMNVEICCHARSLKYLFKYCLKGHDRATVEISKKNTESQQNNIDVPKDEIQAYFDGRYICGAEAAYRIFGFDIHYRSISVLRLSFHLPGNRNCTFREDEELHKVVRREKYRQSQLEAFFQLNQKDSNARQYTYDEIPRYYVWNDQDTIWQVRKKGTQIGRLLFTHHTSGEIWYLRLLLTKVRGPTSFNHLKTVNGVVCNTFKEACKKYGFLEDDNEWNEVLQECSKCGFPGQIRELFVHIMVNCQVTDLASLWKSFWKVMSDDIIMKIRKENANVPVSISDKQLQFYVLAG from the exons ATGTTTACCTCCCCTGGATCAAGTTGTTTGTCAAATGTTTCCCCCAATGACACTATACTAAAGGATTTACAACATAGCAACCCAACCAGAG AGAGAAAACCAAAAATACCAAAGTCCACTGTTGTGAGCAAGGCTGTTAAGAGAGTAAGGAGGTTAGACACGACCAAGGAAGGAATGCCGCGGACTAACTTATTCTGTGAAGAAGATGAGGAAGATGGCAATACGGAGGAAGCAGTACATCATACTCAGG GAGATCCGGATGCTTTGTATGAGGACGATGACATGGGTTACGATGGTG GTTTAGGATTTCAAAGTGATAGTGATGTAGAAGATTTGGATTTTGATGATATCACTGAACCAACAACTCCAG GATATGTTAGTCTTGGACCTCCAACAGCCAAATGCAGCCATTGTGGGGCCATTCTTTGGAAGGAAGAGCGTGTAAACAAGAATGTTAAAAAGGGGATGCCTGAATTTTCAATCTGTTGCTGCAGGGGCCAAATCAACCTTCCTAAAGTTCCACCTACACCTTCATACTTGATGCAGCTGTACAATGATCCAAAAAAAGGGAAAAGCTTCAGAAGGAATATTCGGTTATATAACACTATGTTCGCTTTCACGTCAATGGGGGGGAAGGTTGACAATTCAATTAATACGGGAAGAGCACCATATATATATCGGCTTAATGGGCAAAATCATCATGTATTTGGGACACTCATTCCAAATGAAGGGAAAGATCCTAAATTTTGTCAACTCTACATATATGATACCGAAAATGAGGTTGACAACAGGATGAAATGGGTTAAAGTCGACAATGGGGAACCGGTTGATAAAGGAGTTGTTTCTGGTTTGTTAGAGATGTTGGATTCGACAAATGAGCTGGTCCCGTTCTTTCGTATGGCACGTGACCGTTTCAAGGAGGACGCTGTGCAGgatttgaaaattgtaatgAAAGTATCACGTGCTGACTCTGGTCGTGAAAATTTCATTGGCCCCTCCAATGAGGTTGGTGCTATTATGGTCGGAGACCTGGAAGATACATGTGGGGAAAGGGACATTGTTATTCACAGCAAAAAACATGGTCTTCAACGGATATCTGATATACATCCAAAATTAATGGCATTGCAGTATCCATTGCTCTTCCCTGCAGGCGAAGATGGATATTCAGATGACATTCCATATCAGAAGACTAAAAACAATGAGGGGAAGAAACGTCAAAGGGTCACAATGAAGGAGTATTATTCTTATAGATTACAAGTTCGTCACAATGAAG GTAATACTCCCCGTCTTGCTGGTAGATTATTTCAACAATACATTGTTGATTCTTTTTCCGCAATTGAACAAGCACGTTTGTGGTGGTATCGAACTCATCAAACAACACTTCGCAATGATCTGTacacaaatatttcaaaaagtcTTGCAAAGGGTGAGGCTACCACGGCCAATGTCGGTAAAGGCTTCATACTGCCTGCGAGCTTTCTTGGTTCTAGAAGGTATATGCAACAATGTTTCCAGGATGCCATTGCTGTTTGCAGGCATATCGGACATCCAGATATTTTTCTCACGATGACCACAAATCCAATGTGGGATGAGATCATTCATATGATGAAAAATATGCCAGGATGCTTGCCTGTTGATTCTCCCGACGTTATTGCACGTGTCTTCAAGCTCAAACTTGAACagattgttgatgatattaAGAATAAGGGTTATTTCGGAAAGTGTGCTGCAA TCATGTATGTTGTCGAATTTCAAAAACGAGGCTTGCCACACGTGCACATGCTGATATGGTTGGACTCTGAATCCAAAAAAAAGTTGAATGCCAATGTCGATGATTTTGTTTCTGCTGAAATCCCTGACCCGAAGATCGATCCTATTGGTTATCAAGCTGTAGCCAGACATATGATGCACGGCCCCTGTGGTTTGTTAAATACCAAGTCACCGTGCATGAAGAATATGAAATGCAGCAAACACTTTCCCAAAAA GTACTCTTCTCAAACTATGTTTGACCAGTCCGGATTTCCTCTTTACAAACGGCGTAATACTGGAATCACGGTCAAGAAAGGTATTCACGAGCTTGATAACCAATATGTTGTTCCATACAACCGTGATTTGCTGGTAAAATATCAATGCCACATGAATGTCGAAATCTGTTGTCATGCACGTAGTCTGAAATATTTATTCAAGTACTGCTTGAAAGGGCATGATCGTGCTACTGTAGAGATTTCAAAGAAAAACACAGAATCCCAGCAGAACAATATTGATGTCCCCAAAGACGAGATACAAGCTTATTTCGATGGCCGTTACATTTGCGGGGCTGAAGCTGCATACCGGATATTTGGATTTGATATCCATTATCGATCCATATCAGTCCTGCGATTATCATTCCATTTGCCTGGGAATCGCAATTGCACATTCAGAGAAGACGAAGAACTTCACAAGGTTGTCCGAAGGGAAAAATACAGACAAAGCCAATTAGAAGCTTTCTTCCAACTAAACCAGAAGGACAGTAATGCAAGACAATATACTTACGATGAAATTCCAAGGTACTATGTATGGAATGATCAAGATACTATTTGGCAAGTAAGGAAGAAGGGTACACAGATTGGAAGGCTCCTGTTTACTCATCATACTTCTGGAGAAATCTGGTATTTGAGATTATTACTCACCAAGGTTAGAGGACCAACTTCCTTTAATCATCTTAAAACTGTCAATGGTGTTGTTTGCAATACATTTAAAGAGGCCTGTAAAAAATATGGTTTCTTGGAGGATGATAACGAGTGGAACGAGGTACTACAAGAATGTTCCAAGTGTGGTTTCCCAGGGCAGATTCGGGAACTTTTTGTTCATATAATGGTAAATTGTCAAGTTACTGACCTTGCTTCACTATGGAAATCTTTTTGGAAAGTGATGAGTGATGACATTATCATGAAGATCAGAAAGGAGAATGCAAATGTTCCAGTTTCTATCAGCGACAAACAGCTACAATTTTATGTATTAGCAGGTTAG
- the LOC108194065 gene encoding WUSCHEL-related homeobox 8 isoform X3, with translation MIKDYLVTEEELELITRSMEVNTNQEAQHYQNHSENNNDILYNTDGDVDGLCMKVMTDEQIEVLRKQISAYATLSQQLAEMHRFFSAQQDLTAAGLGGLYCDPLMTYGGSKITTRHRWTPTPVQLQKLERVFEEGIGTPSKQKIKELTAELSQHGPISETNVYNWFQNRRARSKRKQFAEAPNNPEPEFEAESESSEKTIAKDAYSQDPGSHSLDTQPGKGKSSFTSGSN, from the exons ATGATTAAAGATTATTTAGTCACGGAGGAAGAGCTAGAGCTGATCACAAGGTCAATGGAAGTCAACACCAACCAAGAAGCACAGCACTACCAAAACCACAgtgaaaataataatgatatactTTATAATACTGATGGTGATGTTGATGGGTTGTGCATGAAGGTCATGACAGATGAGCAGATTGAAGTTTTGAGGAAGCAGATCTCTGCTTATGCTACTCTGTCTCAGCAGCTTGCTGAGATGCATAGGTTTTTTTCTGCTCAACAGGATCTTACTGCTG CAGGCCTCGGAGGTTTATACTGTGATCCGTTAATGACATATGGTGGCAGCAAGATCACGACAAGGCACAGATGGACTCCAACACCAGTGCAACTTCAAAAACTTGAGCGCGTGTTTGAGGAAGGCATTGGAACTCCTAGCAAGCAGAAGATAAAAGAGTTAACTGCCGAGCTATCACAACATGGTCCCATTTCTGAAAcaaatgtatataattggtTTCAGAACAGGAGAGCCAGATCAAAGAGAAAGCAATTTGCTGAGGCACCAAACAACCCAGAACCAGAATTCGAAGCAGAAAGCGAATCATCAGAGAAAACCATTGCTAAGGATGCTTATAGCCAAGATCCTGGTTCACACAGCTTGGATACTCAGCCAGGAAAAGGAAAGTCAAGTTTTACATCAG GAAGCAACTAG
- the LOC108194065 gene encoding WUSCHEL-related homeobox 8 isoform X1, translating into MIKDYLVTEEELELITRSMEVNTNQEAQHYQNHSENNNDILYNTDGDVDGLCMKVMTDEQIEVLRKQISAYATLSQQLAEMHRFFSAQQDLTAAGLGGLYCDPLMTYGGSKITTRHRWTPTPVQLQKLERVFEEGIGTPSKQKIKELTAELSQHGPISETNVYNWFQNRRARSKRKQFAEAPNNPEPEFEAESESSEKTIAKDAYSQDPGSHSLDTQPGKGKSSFTSGHNTKPYSSHGSN; encoded by the exons ATGATTAAAGATTATTTAGTCACGGAGGAAGAGCTAGAGCTGATCACAAGGTCAATGGAAGTCAACACCAACCAAGAAGCACAGCACTACCAAAACCACAgtgaaaataataatgatatactTTATAATACTGATGGTGATGTTGATGGGTTGTGCATGAAGGTCATGACAGATGAGCAGATTGAAGTTTTGAGGAAGCAGATCTCTGCTTATGCTACTCTGTCTCAGCAGCTTGCTGAGATGCATAGGTTTTTTTCTGCTCAACAGGATCTTACTGCTG CAGGCCTCGGAGGTTTATACTGTGATCCGTTAATGACATATGGTGGCAGCAAGATCACGACAAGGCACAGATGGACTCCAACACCAGTGCAACTTCAAAAACTTGAGCGCGTGTTTGAGGAAGGCATTGGAACTCCTAGCAAGCAGAAGATAAAAGAGTTAACTGCCGAGCTATCACAACATGGTCCCATTTCTGAAAcaaatgtatataattggtTTCAGAACAGGAGAGCCAGATCAAAGAGAAAGCAATTTGCTGAGGCACCAAACAACCCAGAACCAGAATTCGAAGCAGAAAGCGAATCATCAGAGAAAACCATTGCTAAGGATGCTTATAGCCAAGATCCTGGTTCACACAGCTTGGATACTCAGCCAGGAAAAGGAAAGTCAAGTTTTACATCAGGTCACAACACAAAACCTTATAGCAGTCATG GAAGCAACTAG
- the LOC108194065 gene encoding WUSCHEL-related homeobox 8 isoform X4, whose protein sequence is MIKDYLVTEEELELITRSMEVNTNQEAQHYQNHSENNNDILYNTDGDVDGLCMKVMTDEQIEVLRKQISAYATLSQQLAEMHRFFSAQQDLTAGLGGLYCDPLMTYGGSKITTRHRWTPTPVQLQKLERVFEEGIGTPSKQKIKELTAELSQHGPISETNVYNWFQNRRARSKRKQFAEAPNNPEPEFEAESESSEKTIAKDAYSQDPGSHSLDTQPGKGKSSFTSGSN, encoded by the exons ATGATTAAAGATTATTTAGTCACGGAGGAAGAGCTAGAGCTGATCACAAGGTCAATGGAAGTCAACACCAACCAAGAAGCACAGCACTACCAAAACCACAgtgaaaataataatgatatactTTATAATACTGATGGTGATGTTGATGGGTTGTGCATGAAGGTCATGACAGATGAGCAGATTGAAGTTTTGAGGAAGCAGATCTCTGCTTATGCTACTCTGTCTCAGCAGCTTGCTGAGATGCATAGGTTTTTTTCTGCTCAACAGGATCTTACTGCTG GCCTCGGAGGTTTATACTGTGATCCGTTAATGACATATGGTGGCAGCAAGATCACGACAAGGCACAGATGGACTCCAACACCAGTGCAACTTCAAAAACTTGAGCGCGTGTTTGAGGAAGGCATTGGAACTCCTAGCAAGCAGAAGATAAAAGAGTTAACTGCCGAGCTATCACAACATGGTCCCATTTCTGAAAcaaatgtatataattggtTTCAGAACAGGAGAGCCAGATCAAAGAGAAAGCAATTTGCTGAGGCACCAAACAACCCAGAACCAGAATTCGAAGCAGAAAGCGAATCATCAGAGAAAACCATTGCTAAGGATGCTTATAGCCAAGATCCTGGTTCACACAGCTTGGATACTCAGCCAGGAAAAGGAAAGTCAAGTTTTACATCAG GAAGCAACTAG
- the LOC135148020 gene encoding uncharacterized protein LOC135148020 produces MKEGFYNHLKLDSFPTLTDDCSGSKSKRRRPNVDKDKENIRPSQDASQDGSPSPGFRLNTNDHVYQTPKRPLSAISNQSSVLNIISHNGDGSVLSQNQHASVNSKSHVTSLTNQSSVLKLSTQSNGGGSGIIF; encoded by the exons ATGAAGGAG GGATTTTACAATCACCTCAAACTCGATAGTTTCCCTACGCTGACGGATGATTGTTCTG GTTCCAAATCAAAAAGGAGAAGGCCAAATGTGGACAAAGATAAAGAAAATATCAGACCATCTCAAGATGCATCTCAAGATGGGAGTCCCTCCCCTG gtTTTCGGCTCAACACAAATGATCATGTTTATCAAACTCCTAAAAGGCCTTTGTCTGCTATATCAAACCAGA GCTCCGTGCTCAATATTATATCGCACAATGGTGATG GCTCGGTGTTGTCCCAGAATCAACATGCCTCCGTCAATTCCAAATCACATGTCACCTCTTTAACAAATCAGA GCTCTGTGTTAAAACTCTCCACGCAATCAAATGGTGGTGGATCaggtattatattttaa
- the LOC108194065 gene encoding WUSCHEL-related homeobox 8 isoform X2 has translation MIKDYLVTEEELELITRSMEVNTNQEAQHYQNHSENNNDILYNTDGDVDGLCMKVMTDEQIEVLRKQISAYATLSQQLAEMHRFFSAQQDLTAGLGGLYCDPLMTYGGSKITTRHRWTPTPVQLQKLERVFEEGIGTPSKQKIKELTAELSQHGPISETNVYNWFQNRRARSKRKQFAEAPNNPEPEFEAESESSEKTIAKDAYSQDPGSHSLDTQPGKGKSSFTSGHNTKPYSSHGSN, from the exons ATGATTAAAGATTATTTAGTCACGGAGGAAGAGCTAGAGCTGATCACAAGGTCAATGGAAGTCAACACCAACCAAGAAGCACAGCACTACCAAAACCACAgtgaaaataataatgatatactTTATAATACTGATGGTGATGTTGATGGGTTGTGCATGAAGGTCATGACAGATGAGCAGATTGAAGTTTTGAGGAAGCAGATCTCTGCTTATGCTACTCTGTCTCAGCAGCTTGCTGAGATGCATAGGTTTTTTTCTGCTCAACAGGATCTTACTGCTG GCCTCGGAGGTTTATACTGTGATCCGTTAATGACATATGGTGGCAGCAAGATCACGACAAGGCACAGATGGACTCCAACACCAGTGCAACTTCAAAAACTTGAGCGCGTGTTTGAGGAAGGCATTGGAACTCCTAGCAAGCAGAAGATAAAAGAGTTAACTGCCGAGCTATCACAACATGGTCCCATTTCTGAAAcaaatgtatataattggtTTCAGAACAGGAGAGCCAGATCAAAGAGAAAGCAATTTGCTGAGGCACCAAACAACCCAGAACCAGAATTCGAAGCAGAAAGCGAATCATCAGAGAAAACCATTGCTAAGGATGCTTATAGCCAAGATCCTGGTTCACACAGCTTGGATACTCAGCCAGGAAAAGGAAAGTCAAGTTTTACATCAGGTCACAACACAAAACCTTATAGCAGTCATG GAAGCAACTAG
- the LOC135148019 gene encoding uncharacterized protein LOC135148019 — protein MHITVKITTRKGTTFINTIIIIISSAEIDKLLRSIGKSLSQYAQLPQPPSSFLHRGLDNLIKDETSYDVQVMEEEFNKLFPHCNAEQLEVFNAVFNSVQNGEGRLFFVYGSGGCGKTYVWKTLIYKLRSMGKIVLPVASSGIAATLMPGGRTAHSRFKIPIVLDEDSCCSISHNSDIAELIKNTSLIIWDEAPMQHRYAFECLDRTLRDIMKSVSPERGQMVFGGITVLLGGDFRQILPVINLGSRGEIVSACITRSKLWCVAQIFILKQNMRLNQGCTEEERENLRIFAEWVLKLGDGKLSPPIDDSQLFEEDDFEVPADFCDIETNNTIENMIKWTYPDFETSYQSPKYLSARAILTPTNLTVGHLNSVIVDTIPGDNMSYYSVDKAEDFGGTASDLNFAFPPEYLNSYNIPGLPQHHMKLKVGVAVMLMRNLNQTLGLCNGTRMMVTKCLKQCVECEVICGAFVGSRHFIPRMELYPTETKLPFKLVRKQMPLQICYSMTINKSQGQSLERVGLFLPKPVFTHGQMYVAVSRVTSPEGLRLFIDSNTGAPTNITQNIVFKEVFYNLPKV, from the coding sequence ATGCATATTACAGTGAAGATCACTACACGTAAAGGCACTACATTTATAAAtactataataattattatttcttctgcagagattgaTAAACTTCTCAGATCAATTGGGAAATCACTAAGCCAGTATGCACAACTGCCTCAACCTCCATCTTCATTTCTTCATCGTGGTTTAGATAACCTGATAAAGGATGAGACAAGTTACGATGTCCAAGTAATGGAAGAAGAGTTCAACAAGCTTTTCCCACACTGTAATGCTGAGCAGCTTGAGGTTTTTAATGCAGTGTTCAATTCTGTTCAAAATGGTGAAGGCCGACTGTTTTTTGTCTACGGAAGTGGTGGTTGTGGTAAGACGTATGTCTGGAAAactcttatttataaattaagatcAATGGGAAAGATTGTTTTGCCAGTTGCGTCTTCGGGTATCGCTGCCACTTTAATGCCTGGTGGTAGGACGGCACACTCTAGATTCAAGATCCCAATTGTTCTCGATGAAGATTCCTGCTGTTCAATATCTCACAACTCTGATATTGCGGAGCTTATAAAAAACACGAGCCTCATTATATGGGATGAGGCCCCAATGCAGCATAGGTATGCTTTTGAGTGTCTTGATAGAACACTTCGAGATATCATGAAATCTGTTAGTCCTGAAAGAGGACAGATGGTATTTGGAGGAATCACTGTGCTGCTCGGTGGTGATTTTAGGCAAATTCTTCCTGTCATAAACCTTGGTTCTAGGGGTGAAATTGTTTCAGCCTGTATCACAAGATCCAAGTTATGGTGTGTTGctcaaatttttattctgaaacaGAACATGCGTTTAAACCAAGGCTGCACAGAAGAGGAGAGAGAGAACTTAAGGATTTTTGCAGAGTGGGTTCTCAAACTTGGCGATGGTAAGCTCTCCCCACCAATTGATGATTCTCAGCTGTTTGAAGAAGATGATTTCGAAGTACCTGCAGATTTTTGTGATATAGAGACAAACAATACCATTGAAAACATGATTAAATGGACTTATCCTGATTTTGAGACTTCATATCAAAGCCCGAAATACCTGAGTGCCAGAGCTATATTAACCCCCACAAATCTGACTGTTGGTCACTTGAATTCTGTCATTGTTGATACTATTCCTGGAGATAATATGTCATATTACAGTGTTGATAAAGCTGAGGATTTTGGTGGAACTGCCTCTGATTTGAATTTTGCATTCCCTCCCGAGTATTTAAATTCATACAACATTCCAGGGCTTCCACAACATCACATGAAGCTAAAGGTTGGTGTTGCTGTAATGCTCATGCGGAACCTAAACCAAACTCTTGGTCTTTGTAATGGAACCCGAATGATGGTTACCAAATGTTTGAAACAGTGTGTTGAGTGCGAAGTGATATGTGGTGCTTTCGTGGGTAGCAGACACTTCATTCCAAGGATGGAGCTTTATCCAACCGAGACAAAACTGCCATTCAAGTTGGTAAGGAAACAAATGCCATTGCAAATTTGCTACTCAATGACTATTAACAAATCACAAGGACAGTCTCTGGAAAGAGTTGGTTTGTTTCTCCCCAAACCAGTTTTCACTCACGGTCAAATGTATGTAGCTGTGAGCCGCGTTACATCTCCAGAGGGCCTCAGACTATTCATTGATTCCAACACTGGTGCACCAACAAACATCACGCAAAATATTGTTTTCAAGGAAGTTTTCTATAATCTCCCGAAAGTCTAG
- the LOC108195094 gene encoding formin-like protein 20 translates to MEEEEDGEMGTPFWVQSTSNVRRVDRFRRGVSSLIFSSGVLLFILLVTAVFFMVFAIPSTIHTAHLKFFMRSNAVMKKWDSVNLVLVLVALFFGFISKNNNRNYNNVVADDIQSTTTTTTSDNNQNYYNYHLPQNNSVSSNVVAQKSAPDTGWYEEYSDRRESGSSSSNYNYYYAAANNNSPRLRRNSTSYPDLHLRQQILSTPSVDYYNVNDQRRYYDDSPVYYRRPSWKQSDASADYDNIQVKNIYVDDNDAVNSKPGGQKLEQTSYVSPPSYPPPPPSPPPPPPPPPRRRATDQKAKRIYESESLPSEYQSNKDVRVVDSEVLQKSSIPPPPPPLPPLQYRVEKSEGSEYKKRNAGKDQNFLTSYYQKKKKKRQRQRSADNLDALFHRSQAPKTHTQPPPPPPPPPPRPSSSVFHNLFSSKKAKRRKIPSDLHLYPSSPPPPPPPPPPQFKAARVSKPKPNIQTPTAYEPPVPIKLKSFSSFDDNSSSGGSSPLHFIRPPPPLPPFKIPEWKHVVKGDYVSIESNPSSRSGSPDTDEADNISPAADPTASPVSLFCPSPDVDTKADNFIARFRAGLKLEKIDSFNKKQVSRMSNLGPGSAPSQD, encoded by the coding sequence ATGGAAGAGGAGGAAGATGGGGAAATGGGGACGCCATTTTGGGTGCAGAGCACCTCCAATGTCCGTCGTGTTGATCGCTTCCGTCGTGGCGTGTCTTCGCTCATCTTTAGCTCCGGGGTCTTGCTGTTTATTCTTCTGGTAACCGCAGTTTTCTTCATGGTGTTTGCTATTCCTTCTACTATACACACTGCACATCTTAAATTCTTTATGAGGTCGAATGCTGTTATGAAAAAATGGGATTCTGTCAATCTGGTCCTTGTCTTGGTGGCTTTGTTCTTCGGATTTATAAGTAAAAACaacaacagaaattataataatgttGTTGCTGATGATATACAGagtactactactactactacatCTGATAATAATCAGAACTACTATAATTATCATCTTCCTCAGAACAACAGTGTCAGTTCCAATGTTGTTGCCCAGAAATCAGCTCCAGATACTGGATGGTATGAAGAGTACTCTGATCGGAGGGAATCTGGTAGCAGTAGTAGTaactataattattattatgctGCTGCTAATAATAATTCTCCTCGATTAAGAAGGAATAGTACTTCATATCCTGATCTTCACCTCCGTCAACAAATTTTGTCAACACCATCAGTTGATTATTATAATGTTAATGATCAAAGGAGATATTATGACGATAGCCCTGTTTATTATCGTCGCCCAAGCTGGAAGCAATCTGATGCATCTGCGGATTATGACAATATTCAggtgaaaaatatttatgtcgaTGACAATGATGCAGTCAATTCCAAACCAGGTGGCCAAAAGTTAGAACAAACCTCCTATGTTTCACCCCCGTCATATCCTCCCCCTCCACCATCGCCTCCACCGCCACCACCTCCACCGCCACGGAGGAGAGCAACTGACCAGAAGGCAAAAAGGATATACGAAAGCGAGAGTCTTCCTAGTGAATATCAAAGTAACAAAGATGTAAGAGTTGTGGATTCAGAAGTCCTGCAGAAATCCTCAATTCCTCCTCCTCCCCCGCCGCTGCCACCGCTGCAATATCGTGTGGAAAAGAGCGAAGGAAGTGAATACAAGAAAAGAAATGCAGGTAAAGATCAGAACTTCTTGACATCATActatcagaagaagaagaagaaaaggcaAAGACAAAGGAGTGCTGACAATCTGGATGCTCTTTTTCATCGATCTCAAGCACCCAAAACTCATACACAGCCGCCGCCGCCGCCTCCTCCGCCACCGCCCCGGCCTTCATCTTCTGTCTTTCATAACTTGTTCTCATCAAAAAAAgccaaaagaagaaaaatcccCTCAGACCTACATCTATATCCATCTTCACCgccaccacctccacctccaccccCACCGCAATTCAAGGCGGCACGGGTGTCCAAGCCCAAACCCAATATTCAAACACCAACCGCATACGAACCTCCAGTACCAATAAAACTCAAGTCTTTCAGTTCTTTTGATGACAATTCAAGCAGTGGCGGATCATCGCCGCTTCATTTTATACGACCACCGCCACCATTACCACCATTTAAAATACCGGAGTGGAAGCATGTAGTAAAAGGTGACTATGTGAGTATAGAGAGCAATCCCAGCTCACGTTCTGGATCTCCGGATACTGATGAGGCTGATAATATCTCGCCTGCAGCTGATCCAACAGCTTCCCCTGTTTCTTTGTTCTGTCCAAGCCCTGATGTGGATACTAAAGCTGATAACTTTATTGCAAGGTTTAGAGCTGGACTGAAGCTTGAGAAAATAGACTCTTTCAATAAGAAACAAGTGTCCCGAATGTCTAATCTAGGGCCAGGTTCTGCTCCATCTCAGGATTGA